One window of the Capnocytophaga haemolytica genome contains the following:
- a CDS encoding sugar O-acetyltransferase — MTAKELMLAGEWFDATDTALQKERMRAEELLFRFNNLHSSEEAERGAILNKLLGAMGENGVIKGPFYCDYGYNIRIGDNFFANFNCVMLDGAPITIGNNVLIAPNVSLFTALHPLEVEPRNRWIEKALPITIGNNVWIGGGVVINPGVTIGDDVVIGSGSVVTKDIPSGVVAYGNPCRVRE, encoded by the coding sequence ATGACAGCCAAAGAACTAATGCTGGCAGGGGAGTGGTTTGATGCCACGGATACTGCACTACAAAAAGAGAGAATGCGGGCGGAAGAATTGCTCTTCCGTTTTAACAATCTGCACTCCAGTGAGGAGGCAGAGCGAGGGGCTATCCTTAACAAACTGCTCGGGGCTATGGGTGAGAATGGGGTGATAAAAGGACCTTTTTACTGCGATTATGGCTACAATATCCGCATAGGAGATAACTTCTTTGCCAATTTCAATTGTGTGATGCTCGATGGAGCACCTATCACCATTGGCAATAATGTGCTTATTGCCCCGAATGTGTCGCTTTTTACGGCTTTGCACCCCTTAGAGGTGGAGCCACGCAACCGCTGGATAGAGAAAGCCTTGCCTATCACCATTGGCAACAACGTGTGGATTGGTGGGGGTGTGGTGATAAACCCTGGGGTTACCATTGGTGATGATGTGGTGATCGGCTCGGGGAGTGTGGTAACAAAGGATATTCCCTCAGGGGTTGTTGCGTATGGCAATCCGTGTAGGGTCAGGGAGTAG
- the bshA gene encoding N-acetyl-alpha-D-glucosaminyl L-malate synthase BshA, whose protein sequence is MNIAIVCYPTFGGSGVVATELGVALARKGHQVHFITYSYPVRLDFLAMNIHFHEVHVEEYPLFQYQPYALALTSKMVYVVKTYNIDVLHVHYAIPHAYAGYMAKQMLAKEGIRLPMITTLHGTDITLVGNHPTYKEAVSFSIEESDRVTSVSESLKQDTLRLFGVKKPIEVIPNFINLHKKEEVSPCRRSVMAAPNELIVTHISNFRKVKRIDDVVRVFARIAEKLPAKLVMVGDGPEREGADLLCKQLGIKKQVLFLGNTADIDRVLCLSDLFLLPSESESFGLSALEAMAAGVPVVSSNVGGLPEVNEEGISGYLCPVGDVEAMAAKAIYILEDKARLQQFKENARRVAERFDEDRIVPLYEHLYEEVLG, encoded by the coding sequence ATGAATATAGCAATCGTATGTTACCCCACCTTTGGGGGTAGTGGTGTAGTAGCTACAGAGCTGGGCGTAGCCTTGGCGCGCAAAGGACATCAGGTGCATTTTATCACCTACAGTTATCCCGTGAGGCTTGATTTTCTCGCGATGAATATCCACTTCCACGAGGTGCACGTGGAGGAGTATCCGCTGTTTCAGTACCAGCCTTATGCGCTGGCACTCACCAGCAAAATGGTATATGTGGTGAAGACCTACAACATCGATGTGCTGCACGTGCACTATGCCATTCCGCACGCTTATGCGGGCTATATGGCAAAGCAGATGCTCGCTAAGGAGGGTATCCGCTTGCCGATGATCACTACCTTGCACGGCACGGACATCACGTTGGTGGGCAATCACCCCACCTATAAGGAGGCGGTGAGCTTTAGCATTGAGGAATCAGATAGGGTAACCTCTGTATCGGAGAGCTTGAAGCAGGATACACTACGACTCTTTGGGGTGAAGAAGCCCATTGAGGTGATCCCGAACTTCATTAACCTGCATAAGAAGGAGGAAGTGTCGCCTTGTCGCCGCTCTGTGATGGCAGCCCCTAACGAATTGATAGTAACGCACATTAGCAACTTCCGCAAGGTGAAGCGGATTGACGATGTGGTGCGCGTCTTTGCCCGTATTGCTGAGAAGCTACCTGCCAAACTCGTGATGGTAGGCGACGGGCCCGAGCGTGAAGGTGCTGACCTGCTCTGCAAGCAGTTGGGCATCAAAAAGCAGGTGCTCTTCTTGGGGAATACGGCTGATATCGACCGCGTGCTCTGCCTTTCCGACCTCTTTTTGTTGCCCTCAGAGAGTGAGAGCTTTGGGCTATCGGCATTGGAGGCGATGGCAGCAGGGGTGCCCGTAGTATCGAGCAATGTAGGAGGCTTGCCAGAAGTAAATGAAGAGGGCATATCGGGCTATCTGTGTCCAGTGGGCGATGTGGAAGCAATGGCAGCAAAGGCAATTTACATCTTGGAGGACAAGGCGCGTTTACAGCAGTTTAAGGAGAATGCCCGCCGCGTAGCAGAACGCTTTGATGAGGATAGGATTGTACCGCTGTATGAACACTTGTATGAGGAGGTGTTGGGGTAA
- a CDS encoding GYDIA family GHMP kinase, whose translation METQQKLQYHSRGKLLLTGEYAVLDGALSLAMPTCKGQVMNVLEDSPTFVWESYDHREKIWFSMQSSDLLAEITAPKVEGLPAEEASTRLTLCKLLRTLLEINPLMASRLAHSKITTHLEFDRAWGLGSSSTLINNLAQWADVDPYTLLFKGFGGSGYDIACARASTALLYRLSDGKPQAYPVRFLFPYSDHIYFVYRNQKQSSKEGIALYRKVSKSKTKLATTLSHLTERLLLSQTIADFCDIIDTHERTLAAYLGLPTVKEQLFADYRGSVKSLGAWGGDFLLAISACEDTPAYFAAKGYQTCVPYSEMIYNNKG comes from the coding sequence ATGGAAACGCAGCAAAAATTGCAGTATCACAGTAGAGGAAAATTGCTTCTGACGGGTGAATACGCCGTACTCGACGGTGCTTTATCGTTGGCGATGCCTACGTGTAAAGGACAAGTAATGAACGTATTAGAAGACAGCCCGACTTTTGTATGGGAGAGCTATGACCACCGAGAAAAAATTTGGTTTTCGATGCAATCTTCAGACCTCTTAGCCGAAATTACCGCGCCGAAGGTAGAAGGTCTGCCTGCGGAAGAGGCGTCTACGCGTTTGACACTATGTAAGCTCTTGCGCACACTGCTGGAAATCAATCCGCTGATGGCAAGCCGCCTAGCGCACAGCAAGATTACCACACACTTAGAGTTCGACCGCGCGTGGGGCTTAGGAAGCTCGTCCACACTGATCAATAACCTCGCACAATGGGCTGATGTAGACCCTTACACCCTGCTCTTCAAGGGATTTGGAGGCAGCGGTTACGACATTGCCTGCGCGCGTGCCTCCACTGCCCTACTCTACCGCCTGAGCGATGGGAAGCCTCAGGCATATCCCGTAAGATTTCTCTTTCCTTATAGTGATCACATCTACTTTGTGTACAGAAACCAGAAACAGAGCAGTAAGGAGGGCATTGCTCTTTACAGAAAAGTGAGCAAGAGCAAAACCAAGCTCGCCACTACCCTCAGCCACCTCACCGAACGGCTGTTGCTCAGCCAAACTATCGCCGACTTTTGCGACATCATCGATACGCACGAGCGAACACTCGCCGCCTACTTAGGTTTGCCCACAGTGAAGGAGCAGCTTTTCGCTGACTACCGCGGCAGTGTTAAAAGCTTGGGGGCGTGGGGTGGCGACTTTCTCTTAGCGATTAGTGCGTGTGAGGACACTCCTGCTTACTTTGCCGCCAAAGGCTATCAGACGTGTGTTCCTTACAGTGAAATGATCTACAACAATAAAGGCTGA
- a CDS encoding leucine-rich repeat domain-containing protein: MKKFIQLSVCCLLLAAGSTAAQQSASLRITATTTEGKDASFASFESLAASDLSLLKEIKISTSLSHSFTLEEGLLRRLLTEATALEALEVKTVDILSFPELDKDNTSLRSLTLRLNNLSKLPESIARLTALRTLNVYNPLGGMPAGIGRLTQLERLKFEGVEFTEFPTEVFALSSLRSLIISQFDTKSKIKALPDAFDRLPLLEELSVRNAALSDVPKSVGGLQKLENVYFNHNNLVALPTALAENPHLTYVNINDNPLDYKQFIKTIDKIRWVGVFYINNNSFSAAQYDEVQRKLPKITVFYTAKE; this comes from the coding sequence ATGAAGAAATTTATTCAACTAAGTGTGTGTTGCTTACTATTAGCAGCAGGATCGACAGCCGCTCAGCAGAGTGCCTCTCTGCGAATTACCGCAACAACTACCGAAGGTAAGGATGCTTCTTTCGCCTCGTTCGAGTCGCTGGCAGCAAGCGACCTTAGCCTACTGAAAGAAATCAAGATTAGCACCTCACTCAGCCATAGCTTTACCTTAGAGGAGGGCTTGCTACGCCGTTTGCTCACCGAAGCTACCGCTCTCGAAGCCTTGGAAGTAAAAACGGTAGACATACTTTCCTTTCCCGAGCTCGACAAGGACAATACTTCGCTCAGGTCACTAACCTTACGCCTCAACAATCTCAGTAAGTTGCCTGAGAGTATCGCTCGCCTTACCGCTTTACGCACCTTGAACGTCTATAATCCCCTTGGCGGCATGCCCGCTGGCATTGGACGACTCACACAATTAGAAAGATTGAAGTTCGAAGGGGTAGAGTTTACCGAGTTTCCCACCGAAGTCTTCGCACTTAGCAGCTTGCGCTCCTTGATTATTAGCCAATTCGACACCAAAAGCAAAATCAAAGCCCTACCTGATGCCTTCGACCGCCTTCCCCTCTTAGAGGAACTCTCCGTTCGCAATGCAGCTCTCTCCGACGTGCCCAAATCCGTGGGCGGACTGCAAAAGTTGGAGAACGTTTACTTCAATCACAACAACTTAGTGGCTCTGCCGACCGCGCTGGCAGAAAATCCCCACCTCACCTATGTAAATATCAATGATAACCCATTAGACTATAAGCAGTTTATCAAAACGATCGATAAAATACGCTGGGTCGGGGTGTTTTACATCAATAATAACAGTTTTTCGGCAGCACAATACGACGAAGTGCAACGAAAGTTGCCAAAGATCACCGTATTCTACACTGCCAAGGAGTAA
- the pdxA gene encoding 4-hydroxythreonine-4-phosphate dehydrogenase PdxA: MKEKPIKVGISIGDYNGVGLEIILKTFEDHQILELCTPIIFASNKLVSFQRKHFNITTNFQGIDSVDAALDGKLNVLNCWREAPTVSFGEETVEAGHYALLSLQAATKALKEGAIDVLVTAPINKNNIQSDDFHFPGHTDYLAEALGGTSLMFMISEDLKVGLITDHVPLKDVVSHITHERICQKIRLMNHSLIQDFRLQRPKIAVLAINPHCGDKGVIGNEDDTLLRPALKQLYLDEGILVFGPFAADSFFGSRTYANYDAVLAPYHDQGLVAFKTLAFGAGVNYTAGLSKVRTSPDHGTAYEIAGKGIADAQSFRQAIYEAIDIFRNRQEYAEITKNPLPLRSKEAEK, translated from the coding sequence ATGAAAGAAAAACCCATAAAAGTAGGCATTTCCATCGGCGATTATAACGGTGTAGGCCTCGAAATCATACTTAAGACCTTCGAAGACCATCAAATACTTGAACTTTGCACCCCGATTATCTTCGCTTCTAACAAATTAGTGTCATTTCAGCGAAAGCACTTCAATATTACCACCAACTTTCAAGGCATTGACAGTGTGGACGCCGCACTTGATGGAAAACTCAACGTACTTAACTGCTGGCGCGAGGCACCTACCGTTAGCTTTGGCGAAGAAACCGTCGAGGCAGGCCACTATGCCCTCTTATCCTTGCAAGCTGCCACTAAGGCACTCAAGGAAGGGGCTATCGACGTGTTGGTTACCGCCCCGATCAACAAAAACAACATCCAGTCGGACGATTTTCACTTCCCGGGGCACACCGACTACCTCGCGGAGGCCTTGGGAGGCACAAGTTTGATGTTTATGATTAGCGAAGACCTCAAAGTTGGCTTAATCACCGACCACGTTCCCCTAAAAGACGTCGTTTCTCACATCACTCACGAGCGCATTTGCCAGAAAATACGCCTAATGAACCACTCCCTCATACAAGATTTCCGCTTGCAACGCCCTAAGATAGCCGTACTTGCCATCAACCCACACTGCGGCGACAAGGGGGTGATAGGAAATGAGGACGACACACTGCTGCGTCCCGCGCTCAAACAACTATATCTGGACGAAGGCATACTCGTGTTCGGTCCCTTTGCCGCAGATAGCTTCTTCGGCAGCCGTACGTATGCCAACTACGACGCCGTGCTCGCCCCCTATCACGATCAAGGACTCGTAGCCTTTAAGACGCTCGCCTTCGGTGCTGGCGTAAACTACACCGCTGGCTTAAGTAAGGTGCGCACTTCCCCCGACCACGGCACCGCTTATGAGATCGCAGGCAAAGGTATTGCCGATGCACAGTCATTCAGGCAGGCAATCTACGAGGCCATCGACATTTTTCGCAACCGACAGGAGTATGCCGAGATCACCAAGAACCCGCTACCCCTACGCTCTAAGGAAGCAGAGAAATAA
- a CDS encoding Ppx/GppA phosphatase family protein — translation MNIKKLGAIDIGSNGVRLLIANVLEESGKAPQFTKASLVRVPIRLGADVFLSGAISEENTERLSDAMQAFRLLMKISEVEKYRACATSAMREAKNGDEVAKSVLKSSGVQIDIIDGAEEARIIASTDISAVIKSDRNYLYIDVGGGSTEFTVFSGGKIEASRSFPIGTVRMLDGKVTPEVWDEVKHWIKAHTKPYKTIEAIGSGGNINKIYKNAGVKEGEPLTYDYLRDYLTYLEGFTYEERISLLGFNPDRADVVIYALTVFINAMKWSGAKVVNVPRIGLADGIIRSIYN, via the coding sequence ATGAATATTAAGAAGTTAGGAGCCATCGACATCGGCTCCAACGGTGTGCGGCTGCTCATCGCCAACGTCTTGGAGGAGTCTGGCAAGGCACCGCAATTCACCAAAGCCAGCCTCGTACGCGTGCCCATCCGCTTGGGTGCCGACGTTTTCCTCAGCGGTGCCATTTCCGAGGAGAATACCGAGCGACTTTCGGACGCAATGCAGGCTTTTCGCCTGTTGATGAAGATCAGTGAGGTAGAAAAATACCGCGCCTGTGCCACCTCCGCTATGCGTGAAGCCAAAAACGGTGACGAAGTGGCAAAGAGCGTCCTTAAAAGCTCTGGCGTACAGATCGACATCATAGATGGTGCCGAGGAAGCCCGCATCATTGCCTCCACCGACATCTCGGCAGTGATCAAAAGCGACAGAAATTACCTCTATATCGACGTCGGCGGTGGGAGCACCGAGTTCACCGTGTTTTCTGGTGGAAAGATAGAAGCATCTCGCTCCTTCCCCATCGGCACCGTGCGTATGCTCGACGGAAAGGTTACCCCAGAGGTGTGGGACGAGGTAAAGCACTGGATAAAAGCCCACACAAAGCCCTACAAGACCATTGAGGCGATCGGCTCAGGAGGTAACATCAACAAAATCTATAAGAACGCTGGCGTAAAGGAAGGCGAACCCCTCACTTACGACTATCTGCGCGATTACCTCACCTATTTGGAGGGCTTCACTTACGAGGAGCGCATCAGCCTTCTTGGCTTCAACCCCGACCGCGCCGATGTGGTCATCTACGCACTGACCGTCTTCATCAACGCGATGAAGTGGTCGGGCGCGAAAGTGGTAAACGTACCCCGCATCGGGCTTGCCGACGGCATCATAAGGTCGATTTACAATTAG